The Deltaproteobacteria bacterium genome segment GGCGGCATGCAACTGCCGGAGTCCGGCGCGGCGTTCTTCAGCCTGCCCGACGAGCACCGCGAGGGCGCCGCGGACATCGCCCGGTCCCTGGCAGCGCTGGGTTTCAGGATCATGGCCGCCGGCGGTACCGCGGATTTCTTCCAGCGCGGCGGCATCCCGGTGGAGGTGGTGCGGGACGCCGAGGAGACGCTGCAGCACGAGGCCGTCGCCATGGTCGTCAACACCCATGCCAACGAGAGCTACCGCAACGACGGCTACCTGGTGCGCCGGAACGCCCTGGATCGGCAGATCCCCTATTTCACGACCCTGGCCGGAGCCGAAGCCGCACTGGAGGCCATCGAGTTCCTGAAGGGCGGCGAGCTGACCGTGCAGCCGCTTCAGGACTACCAGCGACATACCGCCCGGACGTGACCCATTCCTATCACGCCACACCCGTCGACCCCGCCGACTGCCGCGAGGCCCTGGCACTTCGTCTCGACGTCCTGAAAGGGATCGGCCCGATGCGGGCCGCCCAGCTCGCCAACCGCGGCCTCGCCGCCATCGAGGATCTGCTCTACCACTTGCCGTTGCGCTACGAGGACCGCCGCGACGTGGCCGAAATCGCCGCCGCCGTGGCTGGAGAGAGCGATACCTTCGTAGGCCGTCTGACGAGCCTGCGGGCCGGCCGGATCCGCGGCGGACGCGGAATTCTCACGGGCACCCTGAGCGACGATAGCGGCAGCCTGGAGCTGGTGTGGTTCAACCCGGTCCGCTTCGTCGCGGACGCGTTGCGGGTGGGCCAGCACCTTTCCGTCTACGGCAGAGTCGCGCCCGCGCGCGGCGCGCGCCTCAGCCTGCCCCACCCGGAGTTCGAGGTCCTCGACGAGGGAACCGAGCGTCAACCGGAGGTGCGGCCGGTGTACGGAAAGCCCGGCGACGTGTCCCAGGCGCACCTGCGCGGCTGGGTGGACCAGGCGCTGGAGCGGTTCGGCGGGTTCCTGCCCAGCTTCCTGCCCCCGGAGGTGGCGGAGCGGCAGCGGCTCATGGATCTGAAACAGGCCCTGGAGGTCATTCACCGGCCGGACAGCGAGATGGAACCGGACGCACTGGAGGAACTCCAGGGACAGGCTCGCCGGTCCCTGGCCTTCGACGAGTTCTTCTACTTCCAACTGGCGCTGGCTCTGCGGCAGCAGCAGCGGTTGAAGACCCCCGGCTTTCGCTCCCCGATACGGGAAGACTCGCTCACCGGCCGGATGCGGCAGTCATTGCCCTACCGCCTCACCGGCGGGCAGGAGCGGGTGTTGCAGGAGATCTTCCGGGACATGGAGTCGCCCAACCCCATGCGGCGGCTGCTGCAAGGCGACGTCGGTTCCGGCAAGACGGTCATCGCCTGGCTCGCCGCGCTCCGGGCCATGGAGAACGGCCGCCAGGCGCTGCTGCTGGCACCCACCGAGCTCCTGGCGGAACAGCACTACGAAAGGCTCCAGCCCTACGCCGAGGCGCTGGGCGTGCGCGCGGCGATGCTGT includes the following:
- the recG gene encoding ATP-dependent DNA helicase RecG — its product is MTHSYHATPVDPADCREALALRLDVLKGIGPMRAAQLANRGLAAIEDLLYHLPLRYEDRRDVAEIAAAVAGESDTFVGRLTSLRAGRIRGGRGILTGTLSDDSGSLELVWFNPVRFVADALRVGQHLSVYGRVAPARGARLSLPHPEFEVLDEGTERQPEVRPVYGKPGDVSQAHLRGWVDQALERFGGFLPSFLPPEVAERQRLMDLKQALEVIHRPDSEMEPDALEELQGQARRSLAFDEFFYFQLALALRQQQRLKTPGFRSPIREDSLTGRMRQSLPYRLTGGQERVLQEIFRDMESPNPMRRLLQGDVGSGKTVIAWLAALRAMENGRQALLLAPTELLAEQHYERLQPYAEALGVRAAMLSGSLSAAARKELGGRIAGGEVDFVVGTHALIQEGVSVPRMGIGIVDEQHRFGVSQRTAFARLSLRNAATGPEPDLLLMSATPIPRSLAMVLSGDLEVSLLDEAPPGRTPVRTVVVQEGRRRRVYERVRAAVAAGRQAYLVYPLVEDSDKLPLAAAETMARELSRTVMTGLRLGLVHGQMPAAERDDVMRRFRQGEIQVLVATTVIEVGIDVPGATLMVIEHAERFGLAQLHQLRGRVGRGRDESHCVLIHYGTRDDDSRRRLEVLERAADGFVVAEADLRFRGAGEILGTRQAGVQGFRVAHLVRDNEVLQAARREARDWLSRDPRLRGRASRHIRDVLQQRWGDSMQLEAWAD